One segment of Actinomyces sp. 432 DNA contains the following:
- a CDS encoding DUF501 domain-containing protein gives MSVSEADLETLRVQLGRIPRGVVEIAARCACGRPTVVRTAPRLPDGSPFPTTYYLTHPTAVRGCSTLEAEHLMEDYNRRLAADPELAAAYAAAHADYLARRAELGSPAEIDGISAGGMPTRVKCLHALVGHALAVGRGINPIGDLTLDVLRERGLWDPAQCSC, from the coding sequence GTGAGTGTCAGTGAAGCCGACCTGGAGACCCTGCGCGTGCAGCTGGGACGCATTCCGCGCGGCGTCGTCGAGATCGCGGCTCGCTGTGCGTGTGGACGCCCCACGGTAGTGCGCACGGCTCCGCGCCTGCCGGACGGCTCGCCCTTCCCAACCACCTACTACCTCACGCATCCGACGGCGGTACGAGGCTGTTCCACCCTTGAGGCGGAGCACCTGATGGAGGACTACAACCGGCGCCTGGCTGCTGATCCGGAGCTGGCCGCCGCCTATGCCGCAGCTCATGCCGACTACCTGGCCCGCCGGGCCGAACTGGGCAGTCCTGCGGAGATCGACGGTATTTCGGCCGGAGGCATGCCCACGCGGGTCAAGTGCTTGCACGCGCTGGTCGGGCATGCGCTTGCCGTTGGCCGCGGCATCAACCCGATCGGCGACCTCACCCTGGATGTGCTGCGCGAGCGCGGCCTGTGGGATCCCGCCCAGTGCTCGTGCTGA
- a CDS encoding type I 3-dehydroquinate dehydratase: MDLRRYAQNLSSRLEARGVAVPGSAACARPVTWRGAVLGGVLPAVAVATTGSDPEACAAQARAARQAGADLVELRADLLAAPVADTAGNEPEPGAPEELAALWLRGAAAVAQALRGSDMPVLLTVRTASEGGGLDADDAVYRDALARVIERLGRERHAAADCRDAAAGEDGAGGASAAAVVAAVDVELARGGLPRIVQLARGAGLDVVASSHDFTATPGEAELLQRLHAMQGAGAAVAKVAVTPRATADVERALGVAARAREELEIPVVVIAMGAGGAVTRLAGGVFGSALTFATAGSAASAPGQLPVAQVRAALAALHP; encoded by the coding sequence GTGGATCTGCGCCGGTACGCGCAGAATCTGAGCTCCCGCCTGGAGGCGCGCGGTGTAGCGGTGCCGGGGTCGGCGGCCTGCGCCCGACCGGTCACCTGGCGGGGCGCGGTTCTGGGTGGTGTCCTCCCCGCGGTCGCCGTCGCCACCACGGGGAGCGACCCAGAGGCCTGCGCTGCGCAGGCCCGGGCGGCCCGCCAGGCGGGAGCAGACCTGGTCGAGTTGCGCGCCGACCTGCTGGCGGCGCCCGTGGCCGATACGGCGGGGAATGAGCCGGAGCCAGGTGCGCCAGAGGAGTTGGCGGCCCTGTGGCTGCGCGGCGCCGCAGCAGTCGCGCAGGCGCTGCGCGGCTCGGACATGCCGGTTCTGCTGACCGTGCGCACCGCCTCCGAGGGCGGCGGGCTGGACGCCGACGACGCCGTTTACCGGGATGCGCTCGCCCGCGTCATCGAGCGGCTGGGGCGGGAGCGCCATGCCGCGGCCGACTGCCGGGACGCCGCCGCCGGAGAGGACGGTGCAGGCGGCGCTTCCGCCGCGGCCGTGGTCGCGGCGGTGGACGTCGAATTGGCTCGCGGTGGCCTGCCGCGGATCGTGCAGCTGGCGCGGGGCGCCGGACTGGACGTGGTCGCCTCCAGCCACGATTTCACTGCCACCCCTGGCGAGGCAGAGCTGCTACAACGTCTGCACGCCATGCAGGGTGCGGGTGCTGCCGTTGCCAAGGTCGCTGTCACACCGCGGGCGACGGCCGATGTGGAGCGAGCGCTAGGCGTGGCGGCGCGTGCTCGGGAGGAGCTGGAGATCCCGGTGGTGGTCATTGCTATGGGGGCCGGTGGCGCTGTGACGCGGTTGGCCGGCGGAGTATTCGGATCGGCGCTGACCTTCGCAACCGCCGGGTCGGCCGCGTCCGCACCGGGCCAGCTGCCCGTGGCTCAGGTGCGTGCGGCCCTGGCCGCGCTCCACCCCTGA
- a CDS encoding FtsB family cell division protein — protein sequence MTPRRPVPARPGARRTSRPGQARDARSATSRDQADSAAVREAGHAVGADSERARTSDSQRAAAYAGPRLGGADGLSTPMRLLILAGVVLLAFVVVFPSLRGYLTQRAQYDAVLEQIDEARATSTALEEEMARWEDNDYVKAQARERLSYVMPGETTYVVVGADSFGDDADAATSKSAAEARLPWYQELRESARVAGQVEEEPADPARQGWSTATPTPPSAPTPDATATSSDNATPSAEPGDQQ from the coding sequence ATGACGCCGCGCCGACCCGTACCTGCACGCCCAGGTGCCCGCAGGACATCCCGCCCCGGACAGGCTCGCGATGCCCGCTCGGCCACCAGCCGGGACCAGGCGGATTCCGCCGCGGTCCGCGAAGCGGGACACGCCGTCGGGGCCGATTCCGAGCGCGCCCGCACGAGCGACTCCCAGCGGGCCGCCGCATACGCAGGACCCCGCCTGGGCGGCGCCGACGGGCTGTCCACGCCGATGCGTCTGCTGATCCTGGCCGGTGTGGTGCTGTTGGCATTCGTGGTCGTATTCCCGTCATTGCGCGGATACCTCACCCAGCGCGCTCAGTACGATGCCGTGTTGGAGCAGATCGATGAGGCGCGTGCCACCTCAACCGCTCTGGAGGAGGAGATGGCCCGTTGGGAGGATAATGACTATGTCAAGGCTCAGGCCCGCGAGCGCCTGTCCTACGTGATGCCGGGGGAGACTACCTACGTAGTCGTCGGCGCCGACAGCTTTGGTGACGACGCCGACGCCGCCACTTCCAAGAGCGCTGCCGAGGCGCGTCTGCCCTGGTATCAGGAGTTGCGAGAATCGGCCCGCGTGGCCGGGCAGGTTGAGGAGGAGCCCGCGGACCCGGCCCGGCAGGGATGGTCCACTGCCACCCCGACCCCGCCTTCCGCTCCAACCCCGGATGCGACTGCCACGTCCTCTGACAATGCCACCCCGTCCGCAGAACCAGGAGACCAGCAGTGA
- a CDS encoding 50S ribosomal protein L25/general stress protein Ctc has protein sequence MSTNAISLDATDRTEFGKGSSRRARRAGQVPAVVYGHGTDPRHLLLEEHATRLALRGNENALVELNVEGETLLAIAKDVQRHPIRPGVQHVDFLLVNRNEKVEVDVPVVVTGESAPGTIHMIELAHVLVSAPAIAIPETIDVDITGIEAGTAVRVADLALPEGVEAITDADADVVNVAAEATAASAEPATDEAAGEASDGDE, from the coding sequence ATGTCCACCAACGCCATCTCGCTTGACGCCACCGACCGCACCGAGTTCGGCAAGGGCTCCTCCCGCCGGGCCCGCCGCGCCGGCCAGGTCCCCGCCGTCGTCTACGGCCACGGCACCGACCCCCGCCACCTGCTGCTGGAGGAGCACGCCACCCGCCTGGCCCTGCGCGGCAACGAGAACGCTCTGGTTGAGCTGAACGTCGAAGGGGAGACCCTGCTGGCCATCGCCAAGGACGTGCAGCGCCACCCCATTCGTCCGGGCGTGCAGCACGTCGACTTCCTCCTGGTCAACCGCAACGAGAAGGTTGAGGTGGATGTGCCCGTCGTCGTCACCGGTGAGTCCGCCCCCGGCACCATCCACATGATCGAGCTCGCCCATGTGCTCGTGTCCGCTCCGGCCATCGCCATCCCGGAGACCATCGACGTCGACATCACGGGTATTGAGGCCGGCACCGCTGTGCGCGTGGCCGACCTGGCCCTGCCCGAGGGCGTTGAAGCGATCACTGACGCCGACGCCGACGTCGTCAATGTTGCCGCCGAGGCCACTGCCGCATCCGCCGAGCCCGCCACCGATGAGGCCGCTGGTGAGGCCTCCGACGGCGACGAGTGA